The Stutzerimonas stutzeri RCH2 genomic interval GTCGGCGTCGGACTTCAGCCAGCGCTGGGCACCGGCCCAGTCCACCAGCTGATCGCCCGGCAGACCCAGCGCCGGCGTGTTGTTCGGCAGCGACAGGCGCCACAGCGGGCGCGGATCGGCAAAGAACGCCAGGCGCTGTTCGCGCAGGTCGTTCCAGTAGCCGGGGTCGAGATCCTCGCCACCGATACGCTCGCGGGCCGCACCAACAGAGCCTTCGCCGCCTTCCAGACGCAGGTGCAGCGCCTGGCCGTCATGGCTAGCGGCGCTGATCGGGATCGGCTGCTGGCCCCACTCGGCAAGCTTCAGCAGTGCACGTTCGAGATCGATCTCCAGGCGTAGGCTGGTGCACAGGCGCGGCTTGGGCAGAACTTTGAGCGAGACTTCGGTGAGTACGCCGAGGCAACCGAAGCTGCCGGCCATCAGGCGCGACAGATCGTAGCCGGCAACGTTCTTCATCACCTCGCCACCAAAACGCAGGTGCTTGCCCTGGCCGGTGATGACCCGCGAGCCGAGCACAAAATCGCGCACCGAACCGCTCCACGGACGACGCGGGCCGGACAGCCCGGCAGCGATCATGCCGCCGACGGTGGCGCCCTCGCCGAAGTGTGGCGGCTCGCAAGGCAGCATCTGCCCAGCTTCATCCAGCGCGGTTTCCAGCTCCGTCAGCGGCGTGCCGGCGCGAACGGTGACCACCAGTTCGGTAGGGTCATAGCTGACGATGCCGCGGTGCTCGCGGGTATCGAGCAGTACACCGTCGGCCTGCAGCCCGAGAAAGCTCTTGCTGCCGCTGCCCTGGATGCGCAGCGGCGTGTTGGCGGCGAGCGCCTGGTTGACCTGGTCCAGCAACTGCGCGCTGGCGTCGTTGGCGATTACG includes:
- the glcE gene encoding glycolate oxidase subunit GlcE — encoded protein: MSVIANDASAQLLDQVNQALAANTPLRIQGSGSKSFLGLQADGVLLDTREHRGIVSYDPTELVVTVRAGTPLTELETALDEAGQMLPCEPPHFGEGATVGGMIAAGLSGPRRPWSGSVRDFVLGSRVITGQGKHLRFGGEVMKNVAGYDLSRLMAGSFGCLGVLTEVSLKVLPKPRLCTSLRLEIDLERALLKLAEWGQQPIPISAASHDGQALHLRLEGGEGSVGAARERIGGEDLDPGYWNDLREQRLAFFADPRPLWRLSLPNNTPALGLPGDQLVDWAGAQRWLKSDADAVTIRGIAIEVGGHATCFTAGATTNPFQPLAAPLLRYHRQLKAALDPQGIFNPGRMYSEV